CAAGCGGATGTGATGGTGGTGGTAGCCTATGGTTTAATTTTGCCTCCTGCGGTATTGCAGATGTTTCCTTTTGGTTGTTTAAATGTGCATGGTTCGTTATTGCCAAAATGGCGAGGTGCCGCCCCTATTCAGCGAGCGATTTGGGCTGGCGATACTCAAACTGGGGTAACCATTATGCAGATGAACGAGGGATTAGATACAGGCGATATGTTGCATAAAGTAACTTGTCCAATTACCAATGATGATACCTCTGCTTCTTTATATGATAAGTTGGCTAAACTTGCCCCCCCTGCTTTAATTGAGGTATTAGATCAACTTGGGCAAAACAAATTTATCCCTCAAGTGCAACAGGATAGCCAAGCCAGTTATGCGGAAAAATTAAGTAAGGCAGAGGCAAAATTAGATTGGCAACTGCCAGCTCAACAGCTTGAGCGTTGTATTCGTGCCTTTAATCCTTGGCCGATCAGTTATTTTCAAATAGAAGACCCTCAAGGCAATCTTCAAACCTTAAAAGTCTATCAAGCAACTGTGTTACCTCATTGTCATCAACCTGCAGGGACGATTGTGCAAGTGGATAAACAAGGTATTCAAATTGCCACTGTTGAGGGGGTATTAAATATTCAACAACTGCAACCCGCAGGTAAAAAGCCGATGTCAGTGGCGGATTTACTCAATGGGCGTGCGGATTGGTTTAGTGTAGGTAAGGTGTTAAGCTAATGAAAAAAATTTCACCAAAAGCCACCGCACTTTCTGTGCGAGCTGCCACCGCAGAAATAATGTTAAACCTGTTGGATAAGGGGCAATCCTTATCCACCTTGTTACCTGATTACCAAAACAAAATCAAAGGGGTAGATTTGCCATTATTGCAAGAAATGTGTTTTGGTATTTGCCGAGTTCTGCCACGTTTAGAGCAAATTATTCAACATTTAGTGCAGAAACCCTTAAAAAATAAAACCCGAATTGTGCATTGTTTATTATTGGTTGGGCTATATCAAATTCTCTATACTCGTATTCCTGTACACGCCGCGGTGAGCGAAACGGTTAATGCCAGTAAAGCACTCAACATTGAGCATTTTCGGGCATTACTTAATGGCGTGTTACGCCGTTTTTTGCGTGAACAGCCCGAAATTCTTGCTCAGGTGGATCAACATTGGCAAACATTACACCCCGAATGGCTGGTAAATAAATTAAAACAACAGTACCCAAACTGGCGAGAAATTATTGATGCCAATAACCAAAAGCCACCCATGTGGTTACGCATTAATCCTCA
Above is a window of Volucribacter amazonae DNA encoding:
- the fmt gene encoding methionyl-tRNA formyltransferase, whose translation is MKPLKIIFAGTPDFAAQHLQALLNTSHHIVAVYTQPDKPAGRGKKLQASAVKTLAQQYQLPVYQPKSLRHADAQAELARLQADVMVVVAYGLILPPAVLQMFPFGCLNVHGSLLPKWRGAAPIQRAIWAGDTQTGVTIMQMNEGLDTGDMLHKVTCPITNDDTSASLYDKLAKLAPPALIEVLDQLGQNKFIPQVQQDSQASYAEKLSKAEAKLDWQLPAQQLERCIRAFNPWPISYFQIEDPQGNLQTLKVYQATVLPHCHQPAGTIVQVDKQGIQIATVEGVLNIQQLQPAGKKPMSVADLLNGRADWFSVGKVLS